The DNA region CGATCGAGGAGAACGCGTCCCGGATCATCAGCGCCAATGCGACCGACATCGCGCGGGGCCGTGAGAACGGCATCGGCGAGGCGCTCATCGACAGACTGAGCCTGGATGAGAAGCGGGTCGCGGCTCTGGCATCCGCCGTCCGTGACGTCGCCGCACTGCCCGACCCCATCGGACAGGTGCTGGGCGGCCATCGGATGCCGAACGGCGTCGCCCTCGAACAGGTCCGCGTGCCGTTCGGCGTCGTGGGCGCGATCTACGAGGCGCGTCCGAACGTGACGGTGGACATCGCCGCGCTGGCTCTGCGCGCCGGCAACGCCGTCGTGCTGCGCGGCGGCAGCGCAGCACTCGATTCGAACACCGTGCTCGTGGAGCTCATGCGCTCTGCCCTGAAGGGGGCCGGGGTGGATCCCGAGGCCGTCCAGAGCGTCGACGACTTCGGCCGAGACGGTGCGAAGGCCATGATGCACGGGCGCGGCTTCATCGATGTGCTCGTGCCCCGGGGGAGCGCTGCGCTGATCGAGACCGTGGTGACCGAGTCGACGGTGCCCGTCATCGAGACCGGTGCGGGCGTCGTGCACATCGTCCTGGACGAGTCGGCCCCCGCGGAGTGGGCGCGTGACATCGTCGTCAACGCGAAGGTGCAGCGGCCCAGCGTGTGCAACGCCGTGGAGACGGTGCTCGTGCTGCGCGAGGCCGCACCGACGCTCGTGCCCGTCGTCGTCGGCGCCCTGCAGGACCAGGGCGTCAGCGTGCACGGCGACGACACGGTCGCCGGGTTGGTGTCCGACGT from Microbacterium soli includes:
- a CDS encoding glutamate-5-semialdehyde dehydrogenase; translation: MSILTDPDTAVETPQHRLARAKEASRSIARLTSGEKERALEAIARTIEENASRIISANATDIARGRENGIGEALIDRLSLDEKRVAALASAVRDVAALPDPIGQVLGGHRMPNGVALEQVRVPFGVVGAIYEARPNVTVDIAALALRAGNAVVLRGGSAALDSNTVLVELMRSALKGAGVDPEAVQSVDDFGRDGAKAMMHGRGFIDVLVPRGSAALIETVVTESTVPVIETGAGVVHIVLDESAPAEWARDIVVNAKVQRPSVCNAVETVLVLREAAPTLVPVVVGALQDQGVSVHGDDTVAGLVSDVIPATEEDWSTEYLSLDVSMKVVDTLDDALAHIRRYSTGHTESIITTDSRNAERFLAEVDSAVVMANASTRFTDGAEFGFGAEVGISTQKLHTRGPMGVSELTSTKWLARGTGQTRG